A genomic stretch from Solanum stenotomum isolate F172 chromosome 8, ASM1918654v1, whole genome shotgun sequence includes:
- the LOC125874722 gene encoding cyclin-A2-2-like: protein MRNATMATGSSNLKVPTMRITRARAKTLGSSGGLPPLHPSVRQDKKQGLVTQGTKSKRPAPDENKPANSSSTASQQHKRRAVLRDVTNVLCENPYMNCINGNKFQVKKFSDKRNSKVTPAILVKKPELEDRKESMIEEARKVKVEESQEHCSQAHFKDHPLTQPSEYITAAQSGLADLMPVNRSSCYGITLQNTTPKDESKVCLKQEGSNSLGIADIDSKHKDPLMCSLYAPDIYNNLHAMELDRRPSFNYMEKLQRDINKGMRSILIDWLVEVSEEYRLVPDTLYLTVHLIDRFLSEHYIEKQKLQLLGVTCMLIASKYEEICAPRVEEFCFITDNTYSKEEVVRMESLVLNFLGFQLAAPTTKKFLRRFVQASQASYEVPSVELEFMANYLAELTLAEYSFLKFLPSVTAASAVFLARWTLDQSNHPWNSTLEHYTTYKALDLKTTVLLLQDLQMNTSGSTLNAIREKYKQPKFKSVATLSSPKPVQSLF, encoded by the exons ATGAGGAATGCAACTATGGCAACAGGATCTTCTAATCTTAAAGTGCCTACTATGCGAATCACAAGAGCACGGGCAAAAACCTTGGGTTCATCAGGAGGACTACCACCTCTACATCCATCTGTCAGACAGGATAAGAAACAGGGACTTGTAACACAAGGAACAAAATCCAAAAGACCAGCCCCAGATGAGAACAAACCAGCTAATTCTTCTAGTACTGCTTCTCAACAGCATAAGCGAAGGGCTGTTCTCAGGGATGTCACTAATGTGCTTTGTGAAAATCCATACATGAATTGCATCAATGGAAACAAATTTCAG GTTAAGAAATTCTCTGATAAGAGGAATTCAAAGGTGACACCTGCTATTTTGGTGAAAAAGCCTGAGCTTGAAGATAGAAAAGAGAGTATGATTGAAGAAGCAAGAAAAGTAAAGGTCGAGGAATCACAAGAACACTGTTCACAAGCACACTTCAAGGACCACCCATTAACTCAGCCAAGTGAATATATCACCGCCGCTCAGAGTGGTTTAGCTGATCTTATGCCTGTGAATAGGAGTTCATGTTATGGCATTACCCTCCAGAATACAACACCAAAAG ATGAAAGCAAGGTTTGCTTGAAACAGGAAGGCTCCAATTCGCTTGGTATTGCAGATATAGATTCAAAACACAAGGATCCACTTATGTGTAGTCTGTATGCTCCTGATATATATAACAATTTGCACGCCATGGAG CTTGACCGGCGGCCTTCCTTTAATTATATGGAAAAGCTTCAGCGGGACATTAACAAGGGTATGCGAAGTATTCTTATTGATTGGCTTGTGGAG GTTTCTGAAGAATATAGGCTGGTTCCAGACACTCTTTACCTGACTGTACATCTTATTGATAGGTTCCTCTCTGAGCATTacattgaaaaacaaaaactgCAGCTGCTTGGAGTTACCTGCATGCTAATTGCTTC caaatatgaagaaatttgtGCACCTCGTGTGGAAGAATTTTGCTTTATTACAGACAACACTTACTCGAAAGAAGAG GTAGTAAGAATGGAAAGTCTAGTTCTGAATTTTTTGGGCTTTCAACTTGCTGCTCCGACCACCAAAAAGTTCCTGAG GAGATTCGTTCAAGCATCACAAGCTTCTTATGAG GTTCCCTCTGTTGAACTGGAATTCATGGCAAACTATTTAGCAGAGTTAACACTAGCTGAATATAGTTTTCTTAAGTTTCTTCCATCTGTTACTGCTGCATCAGCTGTATTTCTAGCCAGATGGACACTTGATCAATCTAACCACCCATGG AATTCAACTTTGGAGCACTACACTACATATAAGGCGTTAGATCTGAAAACTACCGTTCTTTTGCTGCAAGATTTACAGATGAACACCAGTGGAAGCACTCTGAATGCCATCCGTGAAAAGTATAAACAACCAAAG TTCAAGTCCGTGGCAACTTTATCGTCTCCAAAACCAGTCCAATCACTGTTCTAG
- the LOC125872800 gene encoding serine/threonine protein phosphatase 2A 57 kDa regulatory subunit B' kappa isoform, with translation MWKHFLSKLPKKSLKSESVDLGRGNSDSHSPNASSNIGPGRPNSVPRRTSSVVFPASVIAGIEPLISFKDVPSSEKMNLFISKLSLCCVDFDFRDPTKNVAEKDLKRATLFELLDFVSANPPKFSEPAILALCKTCAVNLFRAFPPNYRSNSSQTSENDDDEPTFDPAWPHLQIVYDLLLKFVTSSSLEAKVAKKYINHQFILKLLDLFDSEDPRERDCLKAILHRIYGKFMVHRPYIRKSISNMFYRVVFESEKHNGIAELLEIFGSVVTGFALPLKEEHKIFLSRTLIPLHKPKSLGIYFQQLSYCINQFIEKDPKLASTVIRGLLKYWPITSTQKEVMFLSELEEILEVINMAEFQKVMVPLFWRIGCCINSYHFQVAERALFLWNNDQIVNLIAHNRHVILPIIFPAVESNAQNHWNHAVQNLSLNVRRMFSEMDDVLFLACHSHYKEEQEKINLESEKRKEAWEQLETAASLRPPVAGNIAVLVMPLATSITC, from the exons ATGTGGAAGCATTTTCTAAGTAAGCTTCCGAAGAAATCACTGAAATCTGAGTCAGTAGACTTAGGAAGAGGCAATTCGGACTCACATAGCCCGAATGCAAGCTCAAATATAGGTCCTGGAAGGCCTAATAGTGTTCCAAGGAGGACTTCCTCAGTTGTGTTCCCAGCAAGTGTGATTGCAGGGATTGAGCCTTTGATTTCCTTCAAAGATGTTCCCAGCTCTGAAAAGATGAATCTTTTTATCAGTAAGTTAAGTCTCTGCTGTGTAGACTTTGATTTCAGGGACCCAACTAAGAATGTAGCAGAAAAGGATCTAAAAAGGGCTACATTGTTTGAGCTTTTGGATTTTGTATCTGCTAATCCACCCAAATTTTCAGAACCTGCAATTCTTGCATTGTGTAAAACATGTGCTGTTAATTTGTTTCGGGCTTTCCCTCCTAATTATCGGTCTAATAGTAGCCAGACCAGCgaaaatgatgatgatgagccTACTTTTGACCCTGCCTGGCCTCACTTGCAAATTGTTTATGATCTGTTGCTCAAGTTTGTAACATCTTCTTCTCTAGAAGCTAAGGTTGCAAAGAAGTATATAAACCATCAGTTCATCTTGAAATTACTTGACTTGTTTGATTCTGAAGATCCAAGGGAAAGAGATTGTTTGAAAGCTATTTTGCATAGGATTTATGGCAAGTTCATGGTTCATAGACCTTACATAAGGAAGAGTATAAGCAATATGTTTTACCGCGTTGTATTTGAGTCTGAGAAACATAATGGGATTGCTGAACTTTTGGAGATTTTCGGAAGTGTGGTGACAGGGTTTGCTCTGCCATTGAAAGAGGAGCATAAGATCTTTTTGTCAAGGACCTTGATTCCTTTGCACAAGCCAAAATCCTTGGGGATTTACTTTCAACAGTTATCATATTGCATTAACCAGTTCATAGAGAAAGATCCCAAATTGGCTAGCACTGTGATTAGGGGTTTGTTGAAGTACTGGCCTATCACAAGTACCCAAAAGGAGGTGATGTTTTTGAGTGAGCTGGAAGAAATTTTGGAAGTTATTAACATGGCTGAGTTCCAAAAAGTGATGGTTCCCTTGTTCTGGCGGATCGGTTGCTGCATCAATAGTTACCATTTTCAG GTTGCTGAAAGGGCTCTGTTCCTTTGGAATAATGACCAAATTGTCAATTTGATTGCACATAACCGGCATGTGATTCTCCCGATTATATTCCCAGCTGTGGAAAGCAATGCTCAGAACCACTGGAATCATGCTGTGCAGAATTTGAGTCTAAACGTAAGAAGGATGTTCTCTGAAATGGATGATGTGCTTTTCCTTGCTTGCCATTCGCATTACAAGGAAGAacaggaaaaaataaacttggaATCTGAAAAACGGAAGGAAGCATGGGAACAGCTGGAGACTGCAGCTAGTCTACGTCCACCTGTAGCTGGAAACATTGCTGTCCTGGTAATGCCTTTAGCAACTTCAATCACTTGCTAA